A region of Dictyostelium discoideum AX4 chromosome 1 chromosome, whole genome shotgun sequence DNA encodes the following proteins:
- the tspC gene encoding tetraspanin family protein, which translates to MVNTRDFLPKTTHYLKVPIIGLNAILWLLGLVLIVVGSVCISFFSNFKEFTKESGYKNALSNLTTSAPTGVLVIGIFFILLTLVGCFVAYKEKLVGLVLYTMLMLILLVVLIGIGGKALTLDKEDAVSIIGTSWVQISNSLKNSTITKLEDFLECCCWSESYSNQTYKDLCPKDDDGNIKYEDTYCEGIFTKQVSSKLVLVGIAGVVIGCIEFVAMALSLFLIIRICRSPRSRAYDQY; encoded by the exons atggtaaaCACAAGAGATTTTCTTCCTAAAACCACACATTACTTAAAAGTTCCGATTATTGGTTTAAATGCAATTCTCTGG ttaCTTGg acTTGTTTTAATAGTTGTTGGATCAGTTTGTATAagttttttttcaaattttaaagagtTTACCAAAGAATCAGGATATAAGAATGCATTATCGAATCTTACAACCAGTGCACCAACTGGTGTTTTAGTTATTGgtatatttttcattttattaacaCTTGTTGGTTGCTTTGTAGCATATAAAGAGAAATTGGTTGGTTTGGTTTTATATACAATGTTAATGCTAATTTTATTGGTTGTAttaattggtattggtggtaAAGCTTTAACATTAGATAAAGAGGATGCTGTATCTATTATTGGTACATCATGGGTACAAATTTCAAACTCTTTAAAGAATTCCACAATTACAAAATTGGAAGATTTTTTagaatgttgttgttggtccGAATCTTATTCCAATCAAACCTATAAAGACCTTTGTCcaaaagatgatgatggaaatattaaatatgaaGATACCTATTGCGAAGGTATCTTTACTAAACAAGTTTCAAGTAAATTAGTTTTAG ttGGTATTGCTGGTGTAGTTATTGGATGTATTGAATTTGTTGCAATGGCATTATCACTCTTTTTAATCATTCGTATTTGTCGTTCTCCACGTAGTAGAGCCTAtgatcaatattaa